The DNA segment CGAGTTTGATGAGGATGACCCGGAGATCGGTGGCCATCGCCACCATCATCTTCCGGTAGTTCTCGGCCTGGCTCTCGTCGCGGCTCTGAAAGGTGATCCCGGTGAGCTTGGTGACCCCGTCCACGAGCTGGGCCACGGAGTCGCCGAACAGCTCCCTGACCTGATCCAGGCTGGCGCTCGTGTCCTCCACCGTGTCGTGGAGCAGGGCAGCGCACAGGGTTTCTGTGTCGAGCCGAAGGCCCGCGCAGATCTTCGCCACCTCCACGGGGTGGGTGATGAAGTCCTCGCCGGTGCGCCGCCGCTGATCGGCGTGGCGCTCGCAGGCGAACGTGAAGGCGCGCTCGGTCGCCTCGGCGTCGATCGCTCGCGACGCCTCGACGCTGTGCTCCTCGATCACCGCCAGCAGATCGCCCAGCAGCGCGCGCTCGTCGTCCGCCAGCGCCTGGGCGCGGTCGGTGAGCGGCGCCACGGGTGGACCGTCGCCACGCCCGGCCCCGACCCGGGTGTGGCCCTGGCGGTCGGCGGGCACCGTCGCGCCGTCGGGCCGGCGCCCGCGCAGCGTCGAGGTCCCCTCTCCAGGGTCCTCGGGCTGTTCTAGCTCGGTTGTCTTTGTCTGCTCAGAAATCGCCTGCCCTCCTCGAAGCGGTCGCAGTAGGCGACGAATGCCTGTACTCGCTCGAGATCCTTCGTCTCCGAGGATACGACGCGGAGTGCGGGTGTGGTGCCGGAATGCTGCCAGGTGACGGCGCCCGCCTCCTCCAATACTCGTAGGCGACGGCCGGCGACCTCCGGCGAACAGACATGGCGCCCCACCCCCTCGAGGGCGCCGCGAGGAGCCACATCGGGATCGCCCAGGGCTCGGTACACCGCGACCAGCGCTGGACGCTGAGGCCATTCGGACTCGTGAACGCGCAACGCGAAGTCGACTTCGGCCTCACCCCAGGCCAGGTGCAGGAAGCCGCCTCGCCCATTCGGGGCGCGTGGCGATGCAGATGCCAGCCGCTCCAGATGCGGAAACGGAGGCGGATCGACGAGCACGACGTGCTCGAAGCCGGTGCCCATCGAAGACACGCGCGCCAGGGCCCCCCAGTCAGCCAGGAGGATGCCGCAGTCCGCCTCGCCCAGTTCGGCGATGGCGGCCTGGACCGCGTCGTCAGCGAGCCGCCCCGAGGCAATCGCGACTCGCCCGCCACCGAAGCGCGCCGGGGCCGCGGCGCGCTCGACGAGTTCGCAGCGGCGAAGCGCGTCCGCGCAGAGCGCCAGCACCGGCGCGCCGCTGGAGGCCAGGGCAGCCACCGCCGCCACCCCGGAGCTGCCGCGCCGGTCCACGACCTGGCGGCGATCACCAGACTCCGCAGCGTCGACGACTCCGGGCGGCCAGTCCTCGAGGCGAACCTGGCGCTCGGCGTCGAGCCGGCGCCACCATTCCTGGTCAGCGGGATACGGTCGCACCTCTTCATCGGCCGTGGGGGCCTCCGGATAGAGCTCCCCGAGGACCACGCGGGGCTCCACCGCCCCGTTCCACTCGTTGAGCTCGAGCTTCACGGAGACATCCAAGGGCTCCGCAACCTCCGGGCGCGCAAGCTCGCCGTTGACCCCGAACGCCACGCCGAGAGCGCTGCGAGGGCCGCTTTGGAGCCGGAAGCGAGCGTGTCTGTCCCCCTCCCCCATGGCCCGCACCTCGCACAGCCGAGCCGAGGGGACGAGCAGGCGGACGCCGGGATTGCCGATCCCGAACGGCGCCAGGCGCTCGAGCTGCTCGGCGACCTCGTGACCGAGGCTCTCGCCCCCCACCACGGCGTCGATCACCTCGGTCCGGACAAGGTCGCGATCGCCGAGCGTCGCGCTCACATGCGCGACGAAAGCGGCACGAAAATCCTCCACGCGGCCGGCTTCGATCTCCAGGCCGGCCGCCGCCCGGTGGCCTCCGTAGCGGAGCAGGTGCTCCCCGCACGCGTCCAGCGCAGCCAGCAGGTCAAAGCCGGGGACGCTCCGCCCCGAGCCCTTGCCCCTGCCATCGCCATCGATCCCGATCAGGACGACGGGCACCGAGTGGCGCTCAGTCAGCCGGGAGGCGACGATTCCCACCACGCCCGGATGCCAGTCCTCGCCGGCCAGCACCAACCCCGGGGCGGCCGCGAGCTCATCGGAGAGAGCGGCCCGCGCCCGCTCCGCGGAGGCGAGCACGACCCGTTCGGTATCACGGCGCTCGCGATTGGCCCGGTCGAGCTCGATCGCGATCGAGGCCGCCCGGTCGTCGTCGGCAGTGAGCATCAGCTCGACGCCGGCGTCGGCACGGTACAGACGGCCCGCGGCGTTGATCCGCGGGCCGAGGCGAAATGCCAGATCGCCCTCGTCGAGGCGCTCGGGACGAACGCCGGCCGTGGCGCACAGCGCCCGGAGCCCCGGTCGCCGCGCCTGGCGCGCCGTCTGCAAGCCCGCGCGGACGAGGGCCCGGTTCTCGCCCTGAAGACGGACCAGGTCGGCCACCGTGGCCAGCGCCACCAGGTCGAGGTCGTTGGCTGCCCGCTCCGGCCCGAGGAGCGCCGCCGAGAGCTTGTGAACGACCCCGGTCGCGCACAACTCCTCACACGGATACCTAGACACACGGGGATGAAGCACCGGACAGTCCGGAAGGCGCTCGTCGGGCTCGTGGTGATCCGTGACGATCACCTCCATCCCGGCTTCCTGGGCGGCCGCCACCTCGGTGGCGCAGGTGATCCCGCAATCGGCCGTCACGAGCAGACCGGTCCCGCGGGCTACCAGCCGCTCCACGCCGGCCATGGTCAACCCGTAGCCATCGCCGAGCCGGTCGGGTATGTACCAGTCGCAGCGGGCACCGAGCTCGCGCAGGGCACGAACGAGGATCGCGGTAGAGCACACCCCGTCGCAGTCGTAGTCGCCATGGACCGTGATCGTCCGCCCCTGGGCGATCGCGCCCTTGATCCGCTCGGTCACCTCCTCCATCGAGTCGAACTCGAAAGGATCGTGCACCGTGCTGGCCTCCAGAAAGGCCCGGGCCTCGGCGACCGTCCGGTAGCCACGTCGCACCAGCGTCACGGCCACCGGCTCGGCTAGCGCGAGGGCCTCCATCAGGATGCTGACCTCGGCGTACGAATAGGGCTCCATTCGGAAGGCTCGAACGGGGGACTCGAGATCGGAAGCGGTGCCGGGCACTCGGCCAGGCTAAGAACGGACGGGGACGGAATTCGCCCCCAGCCGTCGGCAATGGGAGACCTAGACCCCTTCTGCCTCTTCCCTGCTGACGCCGAAAGCGTAGATCGCAGCCAAGCCGATCAAGGTCCCGGGAACCGCGACCAGAACAGTGCCGATGTCAGTCTGGCCGATGCTCGACCCGGAGACGATCTGCGCGATCCCGCCGGTGATCATGCCGCCCGCGACCGCGCCGAGCAGCGCGCCGACGATCCCGCCCCAGAAACGGTCCGGCACGAACACCGTGAAGTGCCAGATCGCGAGCCCGACTGTGAACCAGACGACCGCCGCCATCAGCTCTTCACCGCCTCCACGACCTTGCAGAGGCTCATCGGTGCCTCCCGTGCTTGCGCCGCCGCCGCTGCTGGCGGCGCTTGCGCTCGCCCTCGGAGCGGGCGGGGCGGGCCGGCTCGGGCGGCGCGCCCCTGGCGAGCGGCTCAGGCTCGGGCTCCGGAGCCTCATCCGCTGCCTCCGCGCCATCGCCTGCGTCCGCCGGGGCCTGGGGAGTCACCAGCTCGGCCTCCGCAGACTCGACCGCGGGCGAGGGCGGCGTCTCCGCGCCAGTCGCGACAGGGACCATTGGCACGGGCTCGCCATCAGGCCCGACCCGCGCCACCACGTTGTCCTCGGGGAAGGTGGGTACGCGACCCATCTCCGCGATCAGGTGACTGCGCCGGGCACGGTAGGCGGGCTCGCGCTCCTTCCAATGGGTGAGCACCGGCGTGGCAATGAAGATCGACGAGTAGGTCCCGGAGAGGACGCCCACCCCCATCGCAAAGGCGAAGTCCTTCAGGGTGGCGCCGCCGAAGATGAATAGCACCGCGATCAG comes from the Solirubrobacterales bacterium genome and includes:
- the recJ gene encoding single-stranded-DNA-specific exonuclease RecJ is translated as MPGTASDLESPVRAFRMEPYSYAEVSILMEALALAEPVAVTLVRRGYRTVAEARAFLEASTVHDPFEFDSMEEVTERIKGAIAQGRTITVHGDYDCDGVCSTAILVRALRELGARCDWYIPDRLGDGYGLTMAGVERLVARGTGLLVTADCGITCATEVAAAQEAGMEVIVTDHHEPDERLPDCPVLHPRVSRYPCEELCATGVVHKLSAALLGPERAANDLDLVALATVADLVRLQGENRALVRAGLQTARQARRPGLRALCATAGVRPERLDEGDLAFRLGPRINAAGRLYRADAGVELMLTADDDRAASIAIELDRANRERRDTERVVLASAERARAALSDELAAAPGLVLAGEDWHPGVVGIVASRLTERHSVPVVLIGIDGDGRGKGSGRSVPGFDLLAALDACGEHLLRYGGHRAAAGLEIEAGRVEDFRAAFVAHVSATLGDRDLVRTEVIDAVVGGESLGHEVAEQLERLAPFGIGNPGVRLLVPSARLCEVRAMGEGDRHARFRLQSGPRSALGVAFGVNGELARPEVAEPLDVSVKLELNEWNGAVEPRVVLGELYPEAPTADEEVRPYPADQEWWRRLDAERQVRLEDWPPGVVDAAESGDRRQVVDRRGSSGVAAVAALASSGAPVLALCADALRRCELVERAAAPARFGGGRVAIASGRLADDAVQAAIAELGEADCGILLADWGALARVSSMGTGFEHVVLVDPPPFPHLERLASASPRAPNGRGGFLHLAWGEAEVDFALRVHESEWPQRPALVAVYRALGDPDVAPRGALEGVGRHVCSPEVAGRRLRVLEEAGAVTWQHSGTTPALRVVSSETKDLERVQAFVAYCDRFEEGRRFLSRQRQPS